Proteins encoded within one genomic window of Prauserella marina:
- a CDS encoding crotonase/enoyl-CoA hydratase family protein codes for MPERPATPVFVRRADRVAGVAHVVIDRPEARNAINTEVARQLGAEFDRCDRDPAVRVIVLSGAPLPDGRGTFSAGLDLKAFAASGDIGEIPGRGFAGLAERPPVTPIIAAVEGFALAGGFEIALACDLIVAAADARFGLPEVTRGLVADGGSLLRLPERIPAAIAMELALTGTDVTAETLERLGIVNRVVPGGEAVEGAHELASAIARNAPLALTATKRILSRASRAVDGGAWAEQRAIAEPVWTSDDAREGASAFAERRDPEFRGE; via the coding sequence GTGCCGGAACGGCCCGCGACACCCGTCTTCGTCCGCAGGGCCGACAGGGTCGCCGGGGTCGCGCACGTCGTGATCGACCGGCCGGAAGCCCGCAACGCGATCAACACCGAGGTCGCCAGGCAGCTCGGCGCCGAGTTCGACCGGTGCGACCGCGATCCGGCCGTCCGCGTCATCGTCCTGTCCGGCGCACCGCTGCCTGACGGGCGTGGCACGTTCAGCGCGGGTTTGGACCTCAAGGCGTTCGCGGCCAGCGGCGACATCGGCGAGATCCCCGGCCGTGGGTTCGCGGGTTTGGCCGAACGTCCGCCTGTCACCCCGATTATCGCCGCTGTCGAAGGATTCGCGCTCGCGGGCGGGTTCGAGATCGCGCTCGCGTGCGACCTGATCGTCGCCGCCGCCGACGCACGTTTCGGACTTCCCGAAGTCACCCGTGGGCTCGTTGCCGACGGCGGCTCTCTGCTCCGGTTGCCCGAACGTATCCCAGCGGCTATCGCCATGGAGTTGGCCCTCACGGGGACCGACGTGACGGCGGAAACCCTGGAGCGCCTCGGGATCGTCAACCGCGTCGTTCCCGGCGGCGAGGCCGTCGAAGGGGCCCACGAACTGGCTTCGGCCATCGCCCGCAACGCCCCGCTCGCCCTGACGGCGACCAAACGGATTCTGTCAAGGGCTTCCCGCGCTGTCGATGGTGGGGCGTGGGCGGAGCAGCGCGCGATCGCCGAACCCGTGTGGACATCCGACGACGCTCGCGAAGGCGCGTCCGCGTTCGCGGAAAGGAGGGATCCCGAGTTCCGCGGCGAATAG